From the Desulfovibrio sp. JY genome, one window contains:
- a CDS encoding restriction endonuclease subunit S yields MSKSQRLVSKRFDQIGELYSGATPSTAKSEYWEGDIVWITPNDLSRLRTPFLESSQKMLTAKGLRSCSAYILPAGSVVISSRAPIGYLAVSKVDYCTNQGCKSILLKEGYDSLYIYYNILHNIDKVKRIGEGTTFAEISKSALANIEFDYIVNTKAQSKIAEILSTVDKAIEQTEAIITKQQRIKTGLMQDLLTKGIDENGNIRSEETHEFKDSPLGRIPVEWEANPFQKIATYQNGKAFPSKYYSTSGVPLVRPGNLHADGFVRWDDSHTTYLPKGFWNKNEKYQVFSEEILMNLTAQSLEDNFLGRVCLTPDKNRCLLNQRIARVTPVECDKYYLFWILQGPHFRNHVDSIPQGSKVQHLYNDNLDSALLLTPTSRKEQVSIADILDEQSRNIRNSCNSLFKLQSLKTALMQDLLTGDVPVTNLLDEQSTI; encoded by the coding sequence GTTTGGATAACCCCCAATGATCTAAGCAGGCTGAGGACGCCATTCCTTGAGTCCTCGCAAAAGATGTTGACAGCAAAAGGTCTCAGAAGTTGTTCAGCTTATATATTGCCTGCTGGGTCAGTCGTTATTTCTTCACGCGCTCCAATTGGGTACCTCGCTGTCTCTAAAGTTGATTACTGCACAAACCAGGGGTGCAAAAGCATACTGCTCAAAGAAGGGTATGATTCTTTATATATATACTACAATATTCTACATAATATTGACAAGGTAAAGCGTATTGGCGAAGGGACAACATTTGCTGAGATTTCAAAGTCTGCGCTAGCCAATATTGAATTTGACTATATTGTAAATACTAAAGCACAATCCAAAATCGCCGAAATCCTCAGCACTGTTGACAAAGCTATTGAACAGACCGAAGCGATCATCACCAAGCAGCAGCGCATCAAAACCGGCTTGATGCAGGATTTGCTGACCAAGGGCATCGACGAAAACGGCAACATCCGCTCCGAAGAAACCCACGAGTTCAAGGATTCGCCGCTGGGACGGATTCCGGTGGAATGGGAAGCCAATCCTTTTCAGAAAATTGCTACGTATCAAAATGGGAAGGCTTTTCCTTCAAAGTACTACTCAACAAGTGGAGTACCTTTAGTTCGACCTGGTAATTTGCATGCAGATGGCTTTGTCCGCTGGGATGATAGCCATACAACCTACTTGCCGAAAGGTTTTTGGAATAAGAATGAGAAGTACCAAGTTTTTTCGGAAGAAATTTTAATGAACCTGACGGCTCAATCTCTTGAAGATAATTTTCTCGGCCGAGTGTGCTTAACGCCTGATAAAAATCGTTGTCTATTAAATCAACGAATTGCAAGAGTCACTCCAGTCGAATGTGATAAATACTATCTTTTTTGGATATTGCAAGGTCCTCACTTCAGAAATCATGTTGACTCAATCCCTCAAGGGTCTAAAGTCCAGCATTTATATAATGACAACCTTGATAGTGCTTTACTCTTGACACCAACATCTCGAAAAGAGCAGGTTTCTATAGCTGACATACTTGATGAACAATCGAGGAATATAAGAAATTCATGTAACTCACTTTTCAAGCTCCAATCTCTCAAAACAGCCCTCATGCAAGACCTTCTCACAGGAGACGTCCCCGTGACCAACCTTCTCGACGAACAATCGACAATCTGA
- a CDS encoding HsdR family type I site-specific deoxyribonuclease — translation MATTKETPKYIRLNERKHVEIPLLEQLDSQGWTVTDLTDEKQTPAHTRRESFTEVVMTPVLREQLKVINPWLEDDQVEEVVKRITASFPGTSLLENNKYVHSLLLENTSVSENRATGEKSPTVRYVDFENVDNNSFIAVCQFKVRILGTEHHIVPDVVLFLNGLPVVVIECKSPKVQEPIPEALDQLLRYSEQRGAKGEGSQPLFYFNLFVLATCRSTAKFGTITTHTENLFFRWVDPYPRTLDDLEHGSSSPNDQQRLVAGMMDKRNLLDLLRTYSLFTTNDNGETFKIVARYQQFRAVKKAVRQLLEGKSPKSRSGIIWHTQGSGKSLTMMFMVREMYTHPQLSKWKVVFVTDRTQLEQQLSETGRGVGFTVKPANSIRRLKELLPTDSSDLIMAMIHKFREADLAESFPELNVSPNILVMTDEAHRSQYKLLRANLDRAIPNATHIGYTGTPIDRTERVFGDYIDKYTMRQSIKDGVTLEIVYEGRTHEAEVTNQAGMDTTFADVFSDYNLQQRLEILGYGSRDAYLEAKPTIDSKAKDMVGHYLTHVFPNGFKAQVVATSRAAAVRYKAALETALDEAVAELEKSNPLQLDIERLKVLKVGVVISGAHNDLPNIKEHTDSSKHEAIIKSFKLPFGGEDEGVNGDMGIVVVNNMLLTGFDAPLEQVMYLDKVVVAHNLLQAIARVNRVGAPAKEKGFVVDYVGIGHNLKKALDVYDEKEQQEVLEALSFPEEELRELVESHRAIFDFLEKHGLTDLTDHDAFFDLFYDEDIRFEFMLAYKKLTRSLNLVFPAKEALDFMSDYQMLTEINVLAGRHFRDQRMSMKGIPDKLRGITDAYLKSKGIDQKVKPISILDKDFEAQVSTHKRSKTKAAEVEHAVRHHIEVDLDDDPELQASFAEALALIFKEYKDNWERIYKELEKLRQRIKEAEKEPTYGLHKKKQMPFFRMFKRELFGVTELTEDQVTKLVGLTKDIYEVVECELKMTGFWESAPARNKLKAQLQEVLLSKDYMDLPNIMDNYSQIIARIMELADKNNDRILYAA, via the coding sequence ATGGCCACCACAAAGGAAACTCCCAAATATATCAGGCTGAACGAGCGCAAGCACGTCGAGATTCCTCTTTTGGAACAGCTCGACTCGCAGGGTTGGACCGTCACCGACCTCACGGATGAAAAACAGACTCCGGCCCACACGCGACGGGAGTCTTTTACCGAGGTGGTCATGACTCCTGTGCTGCGGGAGCAGCTCAAGGTCATCAATCCCTGGCTGGAAGACGACCAAGTGGAAGAAGTGGTCAAGCGGATCACCGCCAGCTTCCCGGGGACCAGCCTGCTGGAGAACAACAAATACGTCCACTCCCTGCTGCTGGAAAACACCAGCGTCTCGGAAAACCGCGCCACCGGAGAAAAGAGCCCCACCGTTCGCTATGTCGACTTTGAGAATGTGGACAACAACAGTTTTATTGCGGTTTGCCAATTTAAGGTGCGCATCCTCGGGACAGAGCACCACATTGTCCCGGATGTCGTCCTTTTCCTGAACGGGCTGCCCGTGGTGGTCATCGAGTGCAAATCGCCCAAGGTCCAGGAGCCGATCCCGGAAGCCTTGGATCAACTTCTTCGATACAGCGAGCAACGAGGGGCAAAAGGAGAAGGAAGCCAACCGCTGTTTTATTTCAACCTCTTTGTCCTCGCTACCTGCCGCAGCACTGCCAAGTTCGGGACCATTACCACACATACGGAAAACCTCTTCTTCCGATGGGTCGATCCATATCCTCGCACTCTGGACGATCTGGAACACGGCAGCTCAAGCCCCAATGATCAGCAGCGTCTGGTAGCCGGGATGATGGACAAGAGGAACCTGCTGGACCTACTCCGCACGTATTCCTTATTCACCACTAATGATAACGGTGAGACCTTCAAGATTGTCGCCAGATATCAGCAGTTCAGGGCGGTGAAAAAAGCGGTTCGACAGCTCTTGGAAGGGAAATCGCCCAAATCCCGAAGCGGCATCATATGGCATACCCAAGGCTCGGGGAAATCCTTGACCATGATGTTCATGGTTCGGGAGATGTATACCCACCCCCAGCTTTCCAAATGGAAGGTGGTGTTCGTCACGGATAGAACGCAGTTGGAGCAGCAACTTTCCGAGACTGGGCGCGGTGTTGGTTTTACCGTCAAGCCCGCCAATAGCATCCGCAGGCTCAAGGAACTGCTCCCCACGGATTCCTCCGATTTGATCATGGCTATGATCCATAAATTCCGTGAGGCGGACTTGGCCGAGTCGTTCCCCGAGTTGAACGTCAGCCCAAATATCCTGGTCATGACCGATGAGGCGCATCGATCACAGTACAAGTTGCTCCGGGCGAATCTTGATCGGGCCATCCCCAACGCCACTCACATCGGTTACACCGGAACTCCTATTGATCGGACAGAACGGGTTTTTGGCGACTATATAGACAAGTACACCATGCGCCAGTCCATCAAGGACGGAGTGACGCTTGAAATCGTGTACGAAGGCAGGACCCACGAGGCAGAGGTGACTAACCAGGCAGGTATGGACACCACCTTTGCCGATGTATTTAGCGACTACAATCTCCAGCAGCGCCTGGAAATCCTTGGCTATGGATCACGCGACGCCTATCTGGAGGCCAAGCCCACGATCGACTCCAAGGCCAAGGACATGGTGGGGCATTATCTAACCCATGTTTTCCCTAATGGATTCAAGGCTCAGGTTGTCGCCACGTCCCGAGCAGCCGCTGTTCGCTACAAAGCAGCATTAGAAACCGCCCTGGATGAAGCTGTGGCGGAACTGGAAAAATCGAACCCACTGCAACTAGATATCGAGCGACTCAAGGTCCTGAAAGTTGGGGTGGTCATATCAGGCGCTCACAACGACCTTCCCAATATCAAGGAACACACGGATTCATCCAAGCACGAAGCCATCATCAAGAGCTTCAAGCTCCCCTTTGGCGGAGAAGACGAGGGCGTTAACGGTGATATGGGAATCGTCGTGGTCAACAACATGCTTTTGACCGGGTTCGATGCACCCCTGGAACAGGTCATGTACTTGGACAAAGTCGTCGTGGCGCACAATCTGTTGCAAGCCATAGCCCGTGTAAACAGAGTCGGTGCTCCTGCAAAGGAAAAGGGCTTTGTGGTCGATTATGTCGGCATAGGGCACAATTTGAAAAAGGCCCTTGATGTTTATGACGAGAAAGAGCAGCAGGAGGTTCTGGAGGCGCTTAGCTTCCCGGAAGAAGAACTGCGGGAGCTCGTGGAGAGCCACAGGGCCATCTTCGATTTCTTGGAAAAGCATGGACTCACGGATTTGACCGACCACGATGCCTTCTTTGATCTCTTCTATGATGAGGATATCCGGTTCGAATTCATGCTGGCTTACAAGAAGTTGACCAGAAGTCTCAACTTGGTGTTTCCCGCCAAGGAAGCCCTGGACTTCATGTCAGACTATCAGATGCTGACGGAAATCAACGTGCTCGCCGGTAGGCACTTTCGTGACCAGCGCATGAGCATGAAGGGAATCCCCGACAAGCTGCGGGGCATCACAGATGCATACCTGAAGTCCAAAGGGATCGACCAGAAGGTCAAGCCCATTTCTATCTTGGACAAGGATTTCGAAGCGCAAGTCAGCACTCACAAGCGTTCAAAGACCAAGGCAGCCGAAGTGGAACATGCTGTGCGCCATCATATCGAGGTGGACCTGGACGATGATCCGGAACTCCAGGCGTCTTTTGCCGAAGCATTGGCCCTGATTTTCAAGGAATACAAGGACAATTGGGAGCGCATCTACAAGGAGCTTGAGAAGCTCCGCCAACGCATCAAGGAAGCCGAAAAGGAACCGACCTACGGGCTGCATAAGAAAAAGCAGATGCCTTTTTTCCGTATGTTCAAGCGGGAGTTGTTTGGAGTAACCGAATTGACTGAAGATCAGGTGACAAAACTTGTAGGATTAACGAAGGATATCTACGAGGTGGTGGAATGCGAACTGAAAATGACGGGTTTTTGGGAAAGCGCTCCGGCCCGAAACAAGCTCAAGGCTCAACTTCAAGAGGTTTTACTTTCTAAAGACTACATGGACCTGCCGAACATCATGGACAACTATTCACAAATCATTGCCAGAATTATGGAATTGGCAGATAAGAATAATGATCGCATTTTGTATGCAGCCTAG
- a CDS encoding M48 family metallopeptidase: protein MDLNYSVIYSNRKKLSITVERDRSIVVRAPEGTSPEKIQSIVESKKQWLFEKTHHPQKYVSLPHPPGKELVNGESILYLGRYYRMELVDSSGDIRFHNRFFIPKAVVPFGRRALRRWFKKRAEEKINPRVEHYSKSLGVEYNLLNMTNSKYRWGSCSTKDNLNLNWRLIKAPMFVIDYIIVHELAHLIEGNHTPRFWNIVRAQVADLDKAKKWLRENGQLLESDI, encoded by the coding sequence ATGGATTTGAATTATTCCGTCATTTACTCGAACCGAAAGAAACTTTCCATCACTGTTGAGCGAGATCGCTCTATAGTTGTTCGAGCCCCTGAAGGTACTTCGCCAGAGAAAATTCAATCCATTGTTGAATCAAAAAAGCAATGGCTTTTTGAGAAGACGCATCATCCCCAGAAATATGTCAGTCTGCCACATCCGCCAGGGAAAGAGTTGGTCAACGGAGAGTCTATCCTTTATCTGGGGCGCTACTATCGCATGGAACTGGTTGACTCCAGCGGCGATATCCGCTTTCACAACAGGTTTTTCATACCCAAAGCGGTGGTTCCATTCGGTCGCAGAGCGTTACGGCGTTGGTTCAAGAAACGAGCCGAAGAGAAAATAAATCCTAGGGTGGAACATTATTCAAAAAGCTTAGGCGTTGAATATAATTTGCTTAACATGACAAACAGCAAGTACCGCTGGGGATCGTGTTCCACGAAGGACAATTTGAACTTGAATTGGCGGTTGATAAAAGCTCCCATGTTCGTCATCGATTACATCATTGTCCACGAATTGGCTCATTTGATTGAAGGAAACCATACTCCACGATTTTGGAATATTGTCCGTGCGCAAGTGGCTGATCTGGACAAAGCCAAAAAATGGCTGAGGGAAAACGGTCAATTGCTCGAATCAGATATCTGA